The following are from one region of the Planctomycetota bacterium genome:
- a CDS encoding Gfo/Idh/MocA family oxidoreductase, with protein MAEPVSERTLRVAFIGAGPRATMSHYPSIRDLPGAEICAIAELDAARMRKAAEQFGVQATYASYREMLEKERPDVVYAIMPPHHLYDVAFAVLSAGCHLIIEKPPAVTTEQARQLAIAARKKALITGVTFQRRYCPVVRAAKKLCEERGPVHSAVAAFYKNSVGAGPYYGGAMDILTCDAIHAVDTLRYLCGGEVKSVASDVRRLLADHFTAHYALVRFDSGVTGVLLTNWMTGRRFFTFELHGVGISAFGDPEEGGRVYADNQKEPLRTLDPFELAASQEPHRAYGEYDMNAHFLRCIRRGVQPETCLDDAVKTMELVDRIYQAQI; from the coding sequence ATGGCTGAACCCGTCTCTGAGCGCACCCTCCGCGTCGCGTTCATCGGCGCGGGACCCCGCGCCACAATGTCGCATTACCCCTCGATTCGCGACCTCCCGGGCGCCGAGATCTGCGCCATCGCGGAGCTCGACGCCGCCAGGATGCGCAAGGCCGCCGAGCAGTTCGGCGTCCAGGCCACCTACGCCAGCTACCGCGAGATGCTCGAGAAGGAGCGGCCCGACGTCGTCTACGCCATCATGCCGCCGCATCACCTCTACGACGTGGCCTTCGCCGTGCTGAGCGCCGGCTGCCACCTCATCATCGAGAAGCCGCCCGCCGTCACCACCGAACAGGCCCGCCAGCTCGCCATCGCGGCGCGCAAGAAGGCCCTCATCACCGGCGTCACCTTCCAGCGCCGCTACTGCCCCGTCGTGCGCGCGGCGAAGAAGCTCTGCGAGGAGCGCGGCCCCGTGCACTCGGCCGTCGCCGCCTTCTACAAGAACAGCGTGGGCGCCGGCCCCTACTACGGCGGAGCGATGGACATCCTGACCTGCGACGCCATCCACGCGGTGGACACGCTGCGCTACCTGTGCGGCGGCGAGGTCAAGAGCGTGGCGAGCGACGTGCGCCGCCTGCTCGCCGACCACTTCACCGCCCACTACGCCCTCGTGCGGTTCGACTCGGGCGTCACCGGCGTCCTGCTCACCAACTGGATGACGGGCCGCCGCTTCTTCACCTTCGAACTGCACGGCGTGGGCATCTCGGCCTTCGGCGACCCCGAGGAGGGGGGCCGCGTGTACGCCGACAACCAGAAGGAGCCGCTCCGCACCCTCGACCCCTTCGAGCTCGCCGCCAGCCAGGAGCCGCATCGCGCGTACGGCGAGTACGACATGAACGCGCACTTCCTGCGCTGCATCCGCCGCGGCGTGCAGCCGGAGACGTGCCTCGACGACGCCGTGAAGACGATGGAGCTGGTGGACCGCATCTACCAGGCGCAGATCTAG
- a CDS encoding SoxR reducing system RseC family protein: protein MVEEGTVVGLKGRLARVRMRPGPECGRCCACSALGGGDRELEIESALPLEVGSRVLVEIAQGNPWLSVLLLFVLPLAGLVAGVILGAQWGQSDAAPLLLGFGLLIAFFAAAAVVDRTAIRKRIKPPAIVEVLTPDAQAQTSDNG, encoded by the coding sequence ATGGTCGAAGAAGGCACCGTGGTAGGGCTCAAGGGACGCCTCGCGCGCGTGCGCATGAGGCCCGGCCCCGAGTGCGGCCGGTGTTGCGCCTGTTCCGCTCTCGGCGGCGGCGACCGCGAGCTCGAGATCGAATCGGCCCTGCCCCTCGAGGTCGGCTCCCGCGTCCTGGTGGAAATCGCCCAGGGCAACCCCTGGCTCAGCGTCCTGCTCCTCTTCGTCCTGCCCCTGGCCGGCCTGGTCGCCGGAGTCATCCTGGGCGCGCAGTGGGGCCAGAGCGATGCCGCGCCGCTGCTGCTCGGCTTTGGCCTGCTGATCGCCTTCTTCGCGGCGGCAGCCGTGGTGGACCGGACGGCCATCCGCAAGCGCATCAAGCCCCCGGCCATTGTGGAGGTGCTAACGCCCGATGCCCAGGCCCAAACGAGCGACAATGGCTGA
- a CDS encoding DJ-1/PfpI family protein, producing MDETLLALCSLAALALGIVGCSQDGGGSAGAKPPAKPSLEGKRAVFIIAPRDFRDEELREPTALLKARGCTVTIACSSLDEATGMLGAKVKPEALLKDVQASDYDAVVFVGGVGASDYFNDPTAHAVARKAASSGKVLGAICIAPSILARAGLLQGKRATAWNSQKDDLTANGAKWSDEAVVRDGKLITGNGPQAAPQFGERLAQALAE from the coding sequence ATGGATGAGACGTTGCTGGCGTTGTGTTCGCTCGCGGCGCTCGCCCTCGGCATCGTGGGCTGCTCGCAGGACGGCGGCGGGTCAGCGGGAGCCAAGCCGCCGGCCAAGCCTTCGCTGGAGGGTAAGCGGGCGGTGTTCATCATCGCGCCGCGCGATTTCCGCGACGAGGAGCTTCGAGAGCCCACGGCGCTGCTGAAGGCCCGAGGCTGCACGGTGACCATCGCCTGCTCGTCGCTCGACGAGGCCACGGGCATGCTCGGCGCCAAAGTGAAGCCGGAGGCCCTCCTCAAGGACGTCCAGGCGTCCGACTACGACGCGGTGGTCTTCGTGGGCGGCGTGGGCGCCAGCGACTACTTCAACGACCCGACGGCGCACGCCGTGGCCCGCAAGGCGGCGAGCAGCGGCAAAGTGCTGGGCGCCATCTGCATCGCCCCCTCGATCCTCGCGCGCGCCGGCCTCCTCCAGGGCAAGCGCGCCACCGCCTGGAACTCGCAGAAGGACGACCTGACGGCGAACGGAGCGAAGTGGTCCGACGAGGCGGTGGTGCGCGACGGCAAGCTGATCACGGGCAATGGGCCCCAGGCAGCGCCGCAGTTCGGAGAACGGCTCGCTCAGGCTCTGGCCGAGTGA
- a CDS encoding fused MFS/spermidine synthase has product MGALGSVYLSAFCIGLCGIVTQVVALREMVVTFHGNELCVGVMLGTWLFWTGLGSLGLGRFAKRWRRPDLWLAWALLAGAWAATATVAGAQCLKIVLREARGGSLGEVRPFGLMLVSALALLAPFCLLNGFLFPLLCRAAEAARGSVGGAYMAEAAGAAAGGAAYTFALVHWLDPIATAFALLGVWSLGALLKGVEERRTQAGKALALLALGGIAAAVFPAAMGRHRFGLGIERRYWAPLVLVDAADSRYGRLAVVRPPSESVQRSLYENGALAFSYPDPPAAEAAAHLPMLQHPEPRKVLLLGGGPGVLEEILKHPSVEKLTYVELDPQVVEMVRGEFAASARGALADARVAVVATDGRAFLKRVSARFDVVMAATGPPATAQANRYYTLEFFREVAEALAPGGVFAFRAPGGHNYIPEETQRLLACLYRTLSQAFPDAIVFPGGECTFLASSEAGRVSYRLGLLAQRMQARDLQTSSVDASVWETELAGGRLEELQRALRAEPPPALNRDLSPRCYYYEAQRWSAMQRARPARGSPSWLDLGALLGVLERRPAAAPLALLALVAAFSLGAPLARGRWRDGALAFSVASTGLIEMGVEFAVLLGFQVACGYLYHYVGAVVAAFMLGLAGGAWVSGRWVRLGRATWGRMRWVQVGICLYPLALPGFLVLAAQTRLGAAPALAGAAFSLVALLAGFVGGLQFPLAAALHSGGGASAGALYGLDLAGACLGALAVSAVLVPVSGIVSVCLMLSGLGALGLFGVLAAGAGRAKTS; this is encoded by the coding sequence ATGGGCGCTTTGGGCAGCGTGTACCTCTCGGCCTTCTGCATCGGCTTGTGCGGCATCGTGACGCAGGTGGTCGCGCTGCGCGAGATGGTGGTGACGTTTCACGGCAACGAGCTGTGCGTTGGCGTGATGCTGGGCACGTGGTTGTTCTGGACCGGGCTGGGCAGCCTGGGGCTTGGGCGGTTCGCGAAGCGGTGGAGGCGGCCCGACCTGTGGCTCGCCTGGGCGCTTCTGGCCGGCGCGTGGGCCGCCACGGCTACGGTGGCGGGCGCCCAATGCCTCAAGATCGTCCTTCGCGAGGCGAGAGGGGGCTCGCTGGGCGAGGTGCGGCCGTTCGGCCTGATGCTGGTCTCGGCGCTGGCGCTTCTCGCCCCGTTCTGCCTTCTCAATGGTTTCCTGTTCCCGCTGTTGTGCCGCGCCGCCGAGGCGGCCAGGGGCTCGGTGGGCGGCGCCTACATGGCCGAGGCGGCCGGCGCCGCCGCCGGCGGAGCGGCCTACACCTTTGCTCTCGTGCACTGGCTCGACCCGATCGCCACCGCCTTCGCGCTCCTGGGTGTCTGGAGCCTGGGGGCGCTGCTCAAAGGCGTCGAGGAGCGCCGCACCCAGGCGGGTAAGGCGCTGGCGCTGCTGGCCCTGGGCGGGATCGCCGCGGCGGTGTTTCCTGCGGCGATGGGCCGCCACAGGTTCGGCTTGGGCATCGAGCGGCGATACTGGGCGCCGCTGGTGCTCGTGGATGCGGCGGATTCGCGCTACGGGCGTCTGGCCGTGGTGCGGCCGCCGAGCGAGAGTGTGCAGCGCAGCCTCTATGAGAACGGCGCGCTGGCGTTCAGCTACCCCGACCCGCCCGCGGCTGAGGCGGCCGCCCATCTGCCGATGCTCCAGCATCCCGAGCCGCGCAAGGTGCTGCTGCTCGGCGGAGGCCCCGGCGTGCTCGAGGAGATTCTCAAGCACCCGTCAGTCGAGAAGCTGACGTATGTCGAGCTGGACCCGCAGGTGGTCGAGATGGTTCGAGGCGAGTTCGCCGCCTCCGCACGGGGTGCGCTGGCCGATGCCCGGGTGGCCGTGGTGGCGACGGACGGCCGGGCGTTCCTCAAGCGCGTCTCCGCCCGGTTCGATGTTGTGATGGCGGCCACGGGGCCTCCGGCCACCGCCCAGGCCAACCGCTACTACACCCTGGAGTTCTTCCGCGAGGTGGCCGAGGCGCTGGCGCCGGGCGGGGTGTTTGCGTTCCGCGCCCCGGGCGGGCACAACTACATCCCCGAGGAGACGCAGCGCCTGCTCGCGTGCCTGTATCGCACGCTCTCCCAGGCGTTCCCCGATGCCATCGTCTTCCCCGGCGGCGAGTGCACGTTCCTGGCGTCCAGCGAGGCGGGCCGCGTGTCGTATCGGCTGGGCCTGCTGGCGCAGCGGATGCAGGCCCGGGACCTCCAGACCTCGTCCGTGGATGCCAGCGTGTGGGAGACCGAGTTGGCGGGCGGGCGGCTGGAGGAGCTTCAGCGGGCGCTGCGGGCGGAGCCGCCGCCCGCGCTGAACCGCGACCTGTCGCCCCGCTGCTACTACTACGAGGCGCAGCGTTGGAGCGCGATGCAGCGTGCCAGGCCCGCGAGGGGTTCCCCATCGTGGCTCGACCTGGGGGCGCTGCTGGGGGTTCTGGAGCGACGCCCCGCCGCGGCGCCGCTGGCCCTGCTGGCGCTCGTGGCGGCGTTCTCGCTAGGTGCGCCTCTGGCGCGGGGCCGCTGGCGCGACGGGGCGCTGGCCTTCTCGGTGGCCTCGACCGGGCTGATCGAGATGGGCGTCGAGTTCGCCGTGCTGCTCGGCTTCCAAGTGGCTTGCGGTTACCTCTATCATTATGTGGGGGCGGTGGTGGCGGCGTTCATGCTCGGGTTGGCGGGCGGGGCGTGGGTGTCGGGACGATGGGTGCGCCTGGGGCGGGCGACGTGGGGGCGCATGCGGTGGGTCCAGGTGGGCATCTGCCTCTATCCGCTTGCGCTGCCCGGCTTTCTCGTGCTGGCTGCACAGACGCGGCTCGGGGCGGCGCCGGCGCTGGCTGGGGCGGCATTCAGTCTGGTCGCCCTATTGGCGGGCTTCGTCGGCGGGCTGCAATTCCCGCTCGCGGCAGCGCTCCACTCGGGCGGCGGTGCGTCGGCGGGGGCGCTCTACGGGCTCGATCTCGCCGGGGCGTGCCTCGGCGCTCTCGCCGTAAGTGCTGTGCTTGTGCCTGTTTCGGGCATCGTCTCCGTGTGTCTGATGCTCTCGGGGCTGGGCGCGCTGGGCCTGTTCGGCGTGCTGGCGGCTGGCGCGGGGCGTGCAAAAACCAGTTGA